Proteins encoded together in one Calditrichota bacterium window:
- the ade gene encoding adenine deaminase gives MNITVLSTWQSLLKAARGDHPADLLIRNARIVNVFTGQVEEESVAVHRGVIVGIGEYEADRIVDLAGAFLAPGLIEGHVHIESSKLTPARFAQVVVPRGTTTVIADPHEIANVFGIDGIRYMLRGSLGLPLDVFYMLPSCVPATTMETAGAKLSADDLRPLLSEPSVRGIGELMDFPGALNGDPRVLSKSALAGGKRPVDGHSPGLTGKQLAAYLIAGPATDHECNALAEAEEKLARGMRIMIREGSAARNLDALIGLVTPANERRCLLVSDDRRPGDLMEQGHLDHLLRRATAAGLDPVTAIRMVTLNAAETFHLFDRGGIRPGWKADLVAFDDLKSFKVQAVWKDGIEVARDGRLMVPLTFDSEQRPSPLPVPPLPGDAFDIPDHSQPVRVIGIVPDKIITESLTMSFDGIAGRLDSHPEEDVLKLAVIERHTGQGRMALGFVKGLGLREGAIASTVAHDSHNIIVAGADDESMFVAVNRLVALGGGQVVVRDGLPIAEMPLPIAGLMSNNAPELVAKSESALLNAAASLGSPLADPLMALSFLALPVIPQLKLTDHGLVDVDRFELVSLYS, from the coding sequence TTCACCGGGCAGGTCGAGGAAGAATCGGTAGCGGTCCACCGCGGAGTGATCGTCGGGATTGGGGAATACGAAGCCGACCGGATAGTGGACTTGGCAGGCGCCTTTCTGGCTCCCGGCTTGATTGAAGGCCATGTCCACATTGAGAGTTCCAAACTGACGCCGGCCAGGTTCGCCCAGGTTGTGGTGCCGCGTGGGACGACGACCGTTATCGCCGATCCTCACGAGATCGCCAACGTCTTCGGAATCGATGGCATTCGGTATATGCTGCGCGGTTCACTGGGTCTGCCGCTCGACGTTTTCTATATGCTTCCATCCTGCGTTCCGGCGACGACAATGGAGACCGCCGGCGCGAAGCTCTCAGCGGATGACTTGAGACCGCTGCTAAGCGAACCGTCTGTCCGCGGAATCGGCGAATTGATGGACTTCCCCGGCGCCTTGAACGGTGATCCGAGAGTCCTTTCAAAATCCGCGCTTGCGGGTGGCAAACGGCCGGTCGATGGGCACTCGCCCGGACTAACTGGCAAGCAGTTAGCCGCCTACTTGATTGCCGGGCCAGCCACCGATCATGAGTGCAATGCGCTCGCCGAAGCCGAAGAGAAACTGGCCCGCGGGATGCGTATCATGATCCGCGAAGGCAGTGCCGCCCGCAATCTCGACGCCTTGATCGGACTGGTAACGCCGGCCAACGAACGGCGATGTCTGCTCGTCAGCGACGATCGGCGCCCCGGCGACCTGATGGAACAGGGTCATCTTGACCACTTGCTGAGACGGGCGACAGCAGCCGGTCTCGATCCGGTTACGGCGATCCGGATGGTAACGCTCAATGCCGCAGAGACATTTCATCTCTTCGACCGTGGCGGCATACGGCCTGGTTGGAAGGCCGATCTCGTCGCTTTCGACGACCTCAAGTCGTTCAAAGTGCAGGCTGTTTGGAAAGACGGCATTGAAGTCGCTCGAGATGGGCGGCTTATGGTACCATTGACCTTCGATTCAGAGCAGCGACCATCGCCATTGCCGGTTCCGCCGCTGCCGGGCGATGCTTTCGACATCCCCGACCACAGCCAGCCGGTGCGGGTGATCGGCATCGTACCGGATAAGATCATTACTGAGTCGTTGACTATGAGCTTTGACGGCATAGCCGGTCGTCTCGATTCCCATCCCGAAGAGGATGTTCTGAAATTGGCGGTGATCGAACGGCATACCGGCCAAGGTCGTATGGCACTCGGCTTCGTCAAGGGTTTGGGTTTGCGAGAGGGAGCCATAGCCTCGACTGTGGCTCACGACTCGCACAACATCATCGTCGCCGGTGCAGATGACGAGTCAATGTTTGTGGCCGTCAACCGGCTGGTAGCGCTTGGCGGAGGCCAGGTGGTGGTTCGCGACGGATTGCCGATTGCCGAAATGCCGCTGCCGATTGCCGGGCTGATGAGCAACAATGCTCCTGAGTTGGTTGCAAAGTCCGAATCGGCACTGCTAAATGCAGCAGCCAGCCTCGGAAGTCCGCTCGCCGATCCCTTGATGGCGCTCAGTTTCCTGGCTTTACCGGTGATCCCCCAACTGAAACTGACCGACCACGGCCTGGTCGATGTAGATCGGTTTGAGTTAGTATCGCTTTACTCCTAA
- the glmM gene encoding phosphoglucosamine mutase, which yields MNRLDVVFDGLMTSVSGVRGIVGEGLTVETVVRWATAFGVFCNGGRIVQSRDTRPTGPMIADLVAGALAAAGCDVDDAGVLPTPAGALAVHRRGAAGGIIITASHNPQEWNAMKFVRADGRMLTAPDFASLKSLYDRAHLPAARWDGIGRRIAWNRAGEIYIGAVLGLGLLDLDRIRRKRFRVAFDGVNGAGSELYPLLLESLGCEVKTIHSSPDGYFPRPPEPSPDNIADLRRLVVEEKCSIGFAVDPDGDRLAVVDERGAAPGEERTLALAVGEVLRLRPGPVVINALTSQVIVDVAGSFGVTCQRSKVGEANVADLIADTNAVVGGEGNGGVMLAELHLVRDAGVGMALLLNRLASGRKPLSEHLAVLPEYSMRKATWPVEGFDPAILLDELAAGFPATQVSRLDGVRIESSDGWVQARSSNTEPILRIYSEASQPAAADAMLSDMLARIGSFIGRKASRVET from the coding sequence ATGAACAGATTGGACGTTGTGTTTGACGGATTGATGACGAGCGTCTCGGGGGTTCGCGGCATCGTCGGCGAGGGACTGACTGTGGAGACGGTTGTTCGCTGGGCGACGGCATTCGGGGTGTTTTGCAACGGCGGACGGATTGTCCAATCGCGGGACACCCGTCCCACCGGCCCGATGATCGCGGATCTTGTCGCCGGTGCATTAGCCGCAGCCGGTTGTGACGTCGATGATGCCGGTGTTCTTCCGACTCCGGCCGGAGCGCTCGCCGTTCATCGTCGCGGCGCCGCCGGGGGGATCATCATCACCGCCAGCCATAATCCGCAGGAGTGGAACGCCATGAAGTTCGTCCGTGCCGATGGGCGAATGCTGACTGCTCCCGACTTTGCCTCCTTGAAGAGCCTATATGACCGGGCACACCTGCCTGCTGCACGTTGGGACGGCATAGGCCGCCGGATCGCCTGGAATCGAGCGGGTGAGATTTACATCGGCGCAGTGCTGGGACTTGGTCTGCTCGACCTCGACCGGATCAGACGCAAGCGGTTCCGCGTCGCATTCGACGGCGTCAACGGCGCTGGAAGTGAACTCTATCCACTTTTGCTCGAGTCCCTCGGCTGCGAAGTGAAGACAATACATTCATCGCCTGATGGTTACTTTCCGCGACCGCCTGAACCTTCACCCGATAACATTGCCGACTTGCGACGACTGGTTGTCGAGGAAAAGTGCTCAATCGGATTTGCCGTCGATCCCGACGGGGATCGTCTTGCCGTTGTCGATGAACGCGGCGCGGCACCGGGCGAGGAGCGAACCCTGGCGCTCGCCGTCGGTGAAGTCCTTCGACTCCGTCCCGGTCCGGTGGTGATAAACGCTCTCACCTCACAGGTTATTGTCGATGTGGCCGGGTCTTTTGGGGTAACCTGCCAGCGCTCCAAAGTCGGTGAGGCAAATGTGGCGGACCTCATTGCCGACACCAACGCCGTAGTCGGAGGTGAAGGCAATGGCGGTGTGATGCTTGCCGAACTTCATCTGGTGCGCGATGCCGGAGTCGGCATGGCGCTGTTGTTGAACCGGCTCGCTTCGGGCCGGAAGCCCCTGTCGGAGCACCTTGCAGTTTTGCCCGAGTATTCCATGCGCAAAGCGACCTGGCCGGTGGAGGGCTTCGATCCGGCTATATTACTTGATGAACTCGCTGCCGGATTCCCCGCTACTCAGGTCTCGCGTCTCGACGGAGTGCGTATCGAGAGCAGTGATGGCTGGGTGCAGGCAAGGTCGTCCAACACCGAGCCGATCCTGCGCATCTATTCCGAAGCCAGTCAACCCGCTGCAGCGGATGCGATGCTGAGCGATATGTTAGCCCGGATTGGTAGTTTCATCGGACGAAAGGCTTCCCGTGTTGAAACTTGA
- a CDS encoding diguanylate cyclase — MLKLDAGHILELIESGADLPTVAPVMRSLLALPASKSDNAALVEVLRVDATLAARLLREANAPDQYQDEVLDLSTAAGRIARGSLRNLLIATKFTDDSDSSDGELVEHERLRWLWERNLCCSLAARLTAERVAPGRQDDYQTLGLLMHLGLFYVLHHYPAEYGPLIDRWRLEGGVLRDKEEDEFGVDHHIIGQQLARKWRLGVAVEWAARHIADSDAPPVGDLRIDILRFADHVAALFYEQNNITGLERALHFGEVNLALSRDALLGLIQQITLETESRVALLAVQSGRRVPYIELLQRVNRELGAATLSYEQMVRELDAAIRKAEQLAERLEETNRKLRSAVNIDPLTGIHNRRYFEEFLAWNWNRADRYGTTLGCLMGDIDHFKVVNDTYGHLTGDRVLQVVAETLKSRLRNTDVVARYGGEEFVILLPETTPTAVAHIAQKLNNAVREQVISLPTGDLRVTMSIGYAIHPAGGEHTQSAPTDLIREADQNMYHAKHNGRDCIWPPEAKSGQSGKSRKSTKTRSAKPTDG, encoded by the coding sequence GTGTTGAAACTTGATGCCGGACACATTCTTGAACTGATTGAGAGCGGTGCCGACCTGCCGACGGTAGCGCCGGTGATGCGCAGTCTGCTTGCGCTTCCGGCGTCGAAATCTGATAATGCCGCTCTCGTCGAGGTCCTTAGGGTCGATGCTACACTGGCTGCGCGGCTCCTGCGTGAAGCCAATGCTCCCGACCAGTATCAGGACGAGGTGCTGGATCTATCGACTGCCGCCGGCCGGATTGCCCGCGGCAGTCTGCGCAACCTTTTGATCGCGACCAAGTTCACCGATGACAGCGACAGTTCCGACGGGGAGTTGGTCGAACACGAACGGCTTCGCTGGCTATGGGAGCGCAATCTATGCTGCTCTCTGGCAGCCCGGTTGACTGCTGAGCGAGTAGCACCCGGTCGTCAAGACGATTATCAAACCCTCGGTCTGCTGATGCACCTCGGTCTCTTCTACGTCCTGCATCACTATCCGGCCGAGTATGGACCTTTGATAGACCGCTGGCGACTCGAAGGCGGCGTCTTACGCGACAAGGAAGAGGACGAATTCGGCGTCGATCACCATATCATTGGTCAGCAACTGGCGCGGAAATGGCGGCTCGGCGTGGCGGTGGAATGGGCGGCAAGGCACATCGCTGATTCGGACGCCCCCCCCGTCGGCGATCTTCGCATCGACATACTGCGCTTTGCGGACCATGTGGCAGCACTCTTCTACGAGCAGAATAACATTACAGGCCTGGAGCGGGCGCTCCACTTCGGCGAAGTGAATCTCGCTCTGAGTAGGGATGCCTTGCTCGGCTTGATACAGCAAATTACCCTCGAGACCGAATCGCGCGTGGCGTTGCTCGCGGTGCAGAGCGGCCGGCGGGTGCCCTATATCGAACTGTTGCAGCGAGTCAACCGCGAACTGGGTGCGGCTACGCTCAGTTATGAGCAAATGGTGCGGGAACTCGACGCCGCGATCCGCAAGGCTGAGCAATTGGCTGAGCGGCTCGAGGAGACCAATCGCAAACTGCGTAGCGCCGTCAATATCGATCCCTTGACCGGGATCCATAATCGCCGCTACTTTGAGGAATTCCTCGCGTGGAACTGGAACCGCGCCGATCGCTATGGCACGACGCTCGGCTGCCTGATGGGCGACATCGACCACTTTAAGGTGGTCAACGACACTTATGGGCACCTGACCGGCGACCGGGTTTTACAGGTTGTCGCCGAGACGCTCAAGAGTCGTCTCCGCAATACCGACGTCGTAGCTCGCTACGGCGGTGAGGAATTTGTTATCTTGCTGCCGGAGACTACCCCGACGGCGGTAGCGCATATCGCTCAGAAGTTGAACAATGCCGTCCGCGAGCAAGTCATATCCCTTCCAACGGGCGACCTCCGCGTTACGATGAGTATCGGCTATGCAATCCATCCTGCCGGTGGCGAACATACGCAATCTGCTCCAACCGATCTGATCCGGGAAGCCGATCAAAATATGTATCATGCCAAGCACAATGGCCGGGATTGCATCTGGCCGCCTGAAGCTAAATCGGGACAGTCCGGAAAGTCCCGTAAGTCCACTAAGACTCGTTCCGCGAAACCGACGGACGGGTAG
- a CDS encoding rhodanese-like domain-containing protein, with protein MSMPVIVALLFAVTAGCGNPGDTPRRGFERGKLPEKFDHPKPGRASYIEPKQLIDTLNAGAQLQIYFIEDVPPPEPLYVVHLPGMNFIQYGEVFSDFNKRDKSRPYYFICLYGDDSKRAAENLVKDGFTSYYLDGGSFRLVSEMRKHGWSVQWR; from the coding sequence GTGTCCATGCCTGTGATTGTCGCGCTTCTATTTGCCGTGACGGCCGGGTGTGGAAACCCCGGCGATACACCCCGGCGAGGCTTCGAGCGCGGCAAACTGCCCGAGAAGTTCGATCACCCCAAACCCGGTCGGGCTTCCTACATCGAGCCGAAGCAGTTGATAGACACCCTCAACGCCGGCGCTCAGTTGCAAATCTACTTCATCGAAGATGTTCCCCCACCCGAGCCGCTGTATGTCGTCCATCTGCCCGGGATGAACTTCATTCAGTATGGCGAGGTCTTTTCCGACTTTAACAAGCGGGACAAGTCCCGACCTTACTATTTCATATGCCTCTATGGGGACGACTCTAAACGCGCCGCCGAGAATCTCGTCAAGGATGGCTTCACCTCTTATTACCTTGATGGCGGAAGTTTTCGACTGGTGAGTGAGATGCGCAAGCATGGTTGGTCCGTTCAGTGGAGATAG